A stretch of DNA from Methylogaea oryzae:
AAAAATTACGCAGGAGAACTAGCGCTTAAACCAGACAAAATAATTCTAACCGTCAAGTGGGAGGAATTCACTGACAACCCTGGCGCGTTTGGATGGAAAAAAATAGATCGTTTATCATGTAGACAACAGAACAGCACATTCCTCCTACTCGACCTTCGACCACAATCTGGACTGGCAAAAATACTAGACCGTCAATCTCATCGCTCATACTTTGAATCCACTTACGAAGTAGGCTACGTGCTATACAGCCAAAGCCACTTCAAAAACACCCAAACCTTCCTAGAAATTGAGCTTTTCTCACCGACGATAACGACATGGATCGGTAACACCTTCAAACGGGATGAAATTATCGCGCACTATACAGATCGAAAGGCTTTTCTTCGCAACAAAAAAACATCACTAAGAGAACTAGAGATCCGCATCAACAACCTTGGATACCTGTTCATCGATTACAATCCATCGATATTTTACTCGCTACCGGAATGTAAAGCGGGAATAAAATTCCCGCCATCTCTAATTTTGAGAGCAGAAAACGCACTTAGCGCCAACAACGCAATAAGCCTAATAAACGACTTAATTGTTCTATTATCACTTTTAACCGGCGATGAAATTGAACTCGAAACAGTTTATGCAAATCATGCCGATCACGGACCCCATACGCAAATCTCCATCTACTTCCCTACCGCCCATTTAAAACGCAGGCCTAACACTCCAATACTGTTCCCTCTAGGACGAAACCTTCGTCACAATCCATCTAACCTCCCGGCGCTTCCGCTTGAGACATTCCGAGCATATTTCGCCGAGAACAACGAACACAAGCATATATTCGAAAAATACATTCGATATAGACGCCGCACAAACACCGAAGAACGTTTTCTCGGATATTTCCGCCTACTGGAAGCACTAACCAAAACAAAAAAGGCATATTTAGACGAAGAAAAACTTCACAACCTCTGCACCAGAGCCAAGCCTATCCTAATCAAACATTTTGGCGACAAAAAATCAGTATCCGCGTTCCTCCACAACATCCCCAAATATAACCACTCAAAGTACAACACCGAAAAATGCCTTCGTGACTTTTTCGATACCATCCCCACCTCCATAACAAACACATGGATTTATGACAAACGCATTCTAAAAAGCATTTGCGACCTACGTAACGATTTAAGCCACGCAAACAATCACTCACTTGACAGCAGCACCATAGCTGAATTTACTGTATTAACCGAAACCCTATTAACTATCGCCCTTCTCCGAAAATTAGAAGTCCCGATAGAGTCAGCGACTTTGGTAATTTCGCGCATGACTGGGTATTTCAGCATAACCAACAAAGCACAACCCAGTTGTTATTAAACATCACTCGCTCGACACAGCCTATTACTTGTGTCTGTGATACAAATATTGGAAGCT
This window harbors:
- a CDS encoding HEPN domain-containing protein; translation: MTLTLKQLELNKDYTFHVTVVHGEKNYAGELALKPDKIILTVKWEEFTDNPGAFGWKKIDRLSCRQQNSTFLLLDLRPQSGLAKILDRQSHRSYFESTYEVGYVLYSQSHFKNTQTFLEIELFSPTITTWIGNTFKRDEIIAHYTDRKAFLRNKKTSLRELEIRINNLGYLFIDYNPSIFYSLPECKAGIKFPPSLILRAENALSANNAISLINDLIVLLSLLTGDEIELETVYANHADHGPHTQISIYFPTAHLKRRPNTPILFPLGRNLRHNPSNLPALPLETFRAYFAENNEHKHIFEKYIRYRRRTNTEERFLGYFRLLEALTKTKKAYLDEEKLHNLCTRAKPILIKHFGDKKSVSAFLHNIPKYNHSKYNTEKCLRDFFDTIPTSITNTWIYDKRILKSICDLRNDLSHANNHSLDSSTIAEFTVLTETLLTIALLRKLEVPIESATLVISRMTGYFSITNKAQPSCY